In Nostoc sp. CENA543, a single genomic region encodes these proteins:
- a CDS encoding GGDEF domain-containing protein, giving the protein MYLLKQLENQPKFTSILISMLMLVVISVIDYLVSTEISVSFLYLIPVGISTWCTDKYIGLFIILASDLINLILNQMKNKYHLNPYNHYWNAMTMLVFLLFTNFLLLEFKNNLKSLEELAQKDNLTGLNNRRFFMEIVNNEIVKSVRYKEPLTLAYFDIDDFKKINDQYGHTAGDRLLQLVANQATVTLRKSDVIARIGGDEFAILLPRTDYEASEVVLHRLKTMLVMSMQQEGLSVTVSIGAITFYHPPQSVNEILEQADNLMYMAKKKGKNLLQHELSKHPAI; this is encoded by the coding sequence ATGTATTTACTAAAACAGCTAGAAAATCAACCTAAATTTACCTCGATTCTCATCAGTATGTTAATGCTAGTAGTTATTAGTGTAATTGACTACTTAGTGTCTACAGAGATTTCTGTGTCGTTTTTATATTTAATACCTGTTGGGATTTCTACATGGTGTACTGATAAGTACATAGGCTTATTTATCATATTGGCTAGTGACCTCATTAATCTCATCCTGAACCAAATGAAGAATAAATACCATTTAAATCCTTATAACCATTATTGGAATGCAATGACAATGCTAGTGTTTTTATTATTTACTAATTTTTTATTATTGGAATTTAAAAATAATTTGAAATCATTGGAGGAATTGGCACAAAAAGACAATTTGACTGGATTGAATAATCGAAGATTCTTTATGGAAATAGTCAATAATGAAATTGTAAAATCTGTCCGATATAAAGAACCTCTAACGTTGGCTTATTTTGATATAGATGACTTTAAAAAAATCAATGATCAGTATGGACATACGGCTGGCGATCGCTTATTACAATTAGTAGCTAATCAAGCTACAGTGACTTTGCGTAAAAGTGATGTGATTGCGAGAATTGGCGGCGATGAATTTGCGATTTTATTACCACGCACTGATTATGAAGCATCAGAAGTAGTGTTGCATAGGTTAAAAACAATGCTTGTCATGTCTATGCAGCAAGAAGGCCTATCAGTCACCGTCAGCATCGGTGCAATTACTTTTTATCATCCACCGCAATCAGTGAACGAGATTCTAGAGCAAGCAGATAATTTAATGTACATGGCAAAAAAGAAAGGTAAAAACCTATTGCAGCATGAGTTATCAAAACATCCTGCTATATGA
- a CDS encoding EAL domain-containing protein yields the protein MQTEPAALILIVDEDLDNLGVLSTLLTDSGFRVATANSGQDAWQKLSQITPDLILTAGMMSGADGFELCHRIKTNSILHKIPVILMIARNENQNRLAQLNLESVDYITKPFLPIEVLIRIRLNLRLLTLTRSLTESNTQLQQEIIARQTVEAELYQLNQDLEQKVIERTQALTLVLNEVQLREEKLTYEAFHDSLTGLFNRAWLMQYLSEIFAKQQPQIGHAILFLDLDHFKSVNDHLGHIVGDKLLQQVAKRLNNCITVAHKIVRLSGDEFLIFLNNQDGIHVVETIASAILQELHTPFEIDKYQISIGASIGILPSTLNYQQPTDILRDADAAMYQAKRAGKGCYIVFTNEMQLQTLKRIQLESELRQSIEKNEFCLYYQPILCLSSQKIVGLEALIQWQHPQRGIISPDKFIKIAEESGIVPSLDLLALKLACQQLHQWQQKFKCAESLVIHINIAAAQLQHLDLVEKIQQILGEYHISPSAIRLEVTENALIKGSHTVTQVMDKIHNLGVKLCIDDFGTGYSCFSQLYTFPVDTLKIDRSFTKNVNVSVESAAVVQTLINFANSLGITVVAEGIETQIQLEDLQKFGCEFGQGYLFSHPLPIAEITNFLQLQDG from the coding sequence ATGCAAACAGAGCCAGCAGCACTGATTTTAATTGTGGATGAGGATCTAGACAATTTAGGAGTTTTGTCCACTTTATTAACAGACTCAGGATTTCGAGTTGCAACAGCTAATAGTGGACAAGATGCTTGGCAAAAACTAAGTCAAATTACGCCTGACTTAATTTTGACAGCAGGGATGATGTCTGGAGCGGATGGCTTTGAACTTTGTCATCGCATTAAAACTAATTCAATATTACATAAAATTCCAGTTATATTAATGATTGCTAGAAATGAAAATCAAAATAGACTAGCACAATTAAATTTAGAATCAGTTGACTATATCACCAAACCATTTTTACCAATAGAAGTTTTAATTCGTATCCGGTTGAACCTGCGACTTCTGACTTTAACCCGTTCTCTTACTGAAAGTAATACTCAACTCCAACAAGAAATCATTGCTCGCCAAACAGTAGAAGCCGAGTTATATCAACTTAATCAAGATTTAGAGCAGAAGGTAATTGAGCGGACTCAAGCACTGACATTGGTACTGAATGAAGTACAACTAAGAGAAGAAAAACTCACTTATGAAGCTTTTCATGATTCATTAACAGGCTTATTTAATCGTGCTTGGCTAATGCAGTATTTATCGGAAATCTTTGCGAAACAGCAGCCGCAAATAGGACACGCAATTTTATTTTTAGACCTAGACCATTTTAAGAGTGTTAATGACCATTTAGGACATATAGTAGGTGATAAATTATTACAACAAGTTGCTAAAAGATTGAATAACTGTATTACAGTTGCACATAAAATTGTGCGCTTGAGTGGTGATGAGTTTTTAATTTTCCTGAACAACCAAGATGGAATTCACGTAGTTGAAACAATTGCTAGTGCTATCCTCCAAGAATTACATACACCTTTTGAGATTGACAAGTATCAAATTTCTATCGGTGCAAGTATTGGTATTTTACCTTCTACACTTAATTATCAGCAGCCAACAGATATCCTTAGAGATGCCGATGCTGCAATGTATCAAGCTAAACGTGCTGGTAAAGGTTGCTATATAGTTTTTACCAACGAAATGCAATTGCAAACCTTAAAGCGTATTCAACTAGAAAGTGAACTCCGCCAAAGTATAGAAAAAAACGAGTTTTGCCTTTACTATCAACCTATACTGTGTTTATCTTCTCAAAAAATAGTCGGTTTAGAAGCATTAATTCAATGGCAACACCCGCAAAGAGGAATAATTTCCCCAGATAAATTTATTAAAATTGCCGAAGAAAGTGGAATAGTCCCTTCTCTAGATTTACTAGCATTGAAGTTAGCTTGTCAACAACTACATCAGTGGCAACAAAAATTTAAATGTGCTGAATCCTTAGTAATTCATATTAATATAGCTGCCGCCCAATTACAGCACTTAGACTTAGTAGAAAAAATTCAACAAATTCTAGGAGAATATCATATATCCCCTTCGGCTATTAGATTGGAAGTAACAGAAAATGCTTTGATCAAAGGTTCTCACACTGTTACTCAAGTTATGGACAAAATTCATAATCTAGGAGTTAAACTCTGCATAGATGACTTTGGCACTGGATATTCTTGTTTTAGCCAATTGTACACATTTCCAGTTGATACTCTCAAAATAGATCGTTCATTTACCAAAAATGTCAATGTTAGTGTGGAGTCTGCGGCAGTAGTCCAGACTCTAATTAATTTTGCTAATTCTTTAGGGATTACCGTAGTAGCTGAAGGAATTGAAACTCAAATCCAATTAGAAGATTTACAGAAATTTGGTTGCGAATTTGGACAGGGTTACTTATTCTCCCATCCTTTGCCGATCGCAGAAATCACCAATTTTTTACAATTACAAGATGGGTGA
- a CDS encoding alpha/beta hydrolase: MGRGGKNLSLIAGCLSALTLSQFFGLNTSAQAADTVVVRYGLFAESVPLADLQTAATTGEFPRSLDWLTKRLSQEQRRSLLGTLKMRVPLNVVTLSRLLNTQIGTTILNDISTALARKDKAGANALRAALVLGANSPQGLSVLSFIAAYPSQRLEINLPQAVTVMGSLNNDFWRTQQLMLSLSPQLAPQASQINLPFDPSQPGKANVQVENWNLNDQKRDRKIPVDIYWSTAAESNKPLIVFTHGLGSVRTELRYLAEHLASHGYIVAAIEHPGSNQTHVDLALKGKTRIVEPQEFLDRPQDISFVLDEFTKYNQTAKTPLAGRIATDNVMVVGYSFGGATALALAGGEFQIAGLKQTCRNQLASLSVGTTIQCIAQELPENSYQLRDNRVKQVMALSPTTSRIFGDTGLTKVQVPTLILASSADKSTPALTEQVIGFSKISAPKWLAGVIGGTHLSVKDPSTTLDQADQPNTALSGGEIVGEQAADVRKFVKAIALAMAAQLTSEADNYQVFLTPDYAQAASTPVFPFRIVRDIPPGLISMEK, from the coding sequence ATGGGAAGAGGCGGAAAAAATCTCAGCCTGATTGCTGGTTGCTTGAGCGCGCTGACTCTGAGCCAATTTTTTGGGTTAAACACCTCTGCACAGGCAGCTGATACAGTGGTGGTGCGTTATGGTTTATTTGCAGAATCTGTTCCCCTAGCGGATTTACAAACCGCCGCTACAACTGGGGAATTTCCTCGCAGTCTAGACTGGTTAACCAAACGATTATCACAAGAGCAACGTCGTTCTCTGTTGGGGACGCTGAAAATGAGAGTACCTCTGAATGTGGTGACTCTCAGTAGATTACTCAATACCCAAATTGGTACAACTATTCTCAATGACATCTCTACAGCCTTAGCACGCAAAGATAAAGCAGGTGCAAATGCTTTGAGAGCAGCTTTAGTTCTCGGTGCAAATTCTCCCCAAGGCTTATCTGTGCTGAGTTTTATTGCAGCTTATCCAAGTCAGCGTTTGGAAATTAATTTACCCCAAGCTGTGACTGTCATGGGCAGTTTGAATAATGATTTTTGGCGTACCCAACAATTAATGCTTTCTCTGTCTCCCCAACTTGCGCCTCAAGCTTCCCAAATTAATTTACCCTTTGACCCCAGCCAACCAGGTAAGGCGAATGTACAGGTTGAGAACTGGAATTTAAATGATCAAAAACGCGATCGCAAAATCCCTGTCGATATTTACTGGTCAACTGCTGCTGAGTCCAATAAACCACTAATTGTATTTACTCATGGTTTGGGGTCAGTTCGCACAGAGTTACGTTATTTAGCAGAACATCTCGCCTCTCACGGTTATATAGTGGCAGCTATAGAACATCCTGGTAGTAATCAAACTCATGTTGATTTAGCTCTTAAAGGTAAAACCAGAATTGTTGAACCCCAAGAGTTTTTAGACCGTCCCCAAGATATTAGTTTTGTTTTAGATGAGTTCACCAAGTACAATCAAACGGCAAAAACTCCTCTCGCTGGCAGAATAGCCACCGATAATGTCATGGTTGTGGGTTATTCTTTTGGTGGCGCGACAGCTCTCGCACTAGCGGGTGGTGAATTCCAAATAGCCGGACTCAAACAAACTTGTCGGAATCAATTAGCGAGTTTGAGTGTTGGGACAACTATTCAATGTATTGCCCAAGAACTACCAGAAAACAGTTACCAACTGCGGGATAATCGAGTTAAACAAGTTATGGCTTTGAGTCCCACAACTTCACGAATTTTTGGTGACACGGGTTTAACTAAAGTCCAAGTCCCGACATTAATTTTGGCGAGTTCCGCAGATAAAAGTACACCAGCTTTAACAGAACAAGTTATAGGATTTAGCAAGATTTCTGCTCCTAAATGGTTAGCAGGTGTGATTGGTGGTACTCATTTAAGTGTCAAAGACCCCAGCACCACTTTAGACCAAGCGGATCAACCCAATACAGCTTTAAGCGGTGGCGAAATTGTCGGTGAACAAGCTGCTGATGTGCGAAAATTTGTCAAGGCGATCGCTTTAGCAATGGCAGCACAACTCACCTCAGAAGCTGATAATTATCAGGTTTTCTTGACTCCAGATTATGCTCAGGCTGCTTCTACCCCAGTCTTCCCTTTTCGGATAGTCCGAGATATTCCTCCCGGATTAATTTCAATGGAGAAATAA